From Pseudorasbora parva isolate DD20220531a chromosome 14, ASM2467924v1, whole genome shotgun sequence:
CTTTAAGTATACTTAGTACACTTTAAGTATAATGACTAATTACATGCTTAGtgatattaaatgtgctttatttgtattaaaagtatattttatttgtgttaagtatattttatttgtattataagtatactttattcGTGTTATAGtacactttatttgtattataagtacacTTTGTGTTATAGCatactttatttgtgttttaatgaattacaaaataattaccagtatattcagaacacacaagcaatatactatgaatataatatatattttatttaccttgaCTCATTCAAATTactaaaaatatacactttgtagtcaataacaatacaatgtgttattactaacattgtacaatatactttgaattagataatgtcacacaatacagtatttttatgtgctacattacattttaatgaattacttACAGACTTACTTTTCCAATGttgaatgcatttgttttcaaggacattacaataaattaatcaaatctaacacacataactaatgaagagacatttcattaaacaagcccaacgatttttataaatggtttcacatggtttcagcaaagctaaacaaaattaacttactatgtttttcattaaattaacacTGGAAGATGTTGGAAAACATATAATTGAACTAATTCCACTGACCATctctatacataaatataaattacacattatatTCAATTTTCTGATGAGCTGCTCAGTACACTTGTGTCTGATGGCCGCTTACACATCATCAGAGACAGTTGACAGCAAACACTCGTGAAGAACGCAATCTGTTAACAGAATATACGAGATAAGGTCAGGTGCATGTTCTTTCAACTTTTTATTCACGTTTAGTGACATTACATATTACTTACCTCCAAACAGAAGGACTTTTTCTGGTTATTTTCAGGATTCACGTAACGTTAGGCCATTTTATTCCAAAACAGTTTCGTCACCATCAAGGTCAGGCAGCGATGTGACGTAATTGAACTGGTCCGAAAAATGAGCAATGTACTTTCCGCtctcagtgttttattaaataattaatgtaaCGCAACATTGTACTTCACCTGCAAGGCTGCAAACCTCCCGCGAGTGAGCGTCAAACAGGCGAGTACCGTCAGCAGCtctgcctctgattggctgcaggcattgagcaacacaatgtgattggtcaCAGACCAATGAAGAGACATTTGAATTCCGATAAGAAACAACTATTAACTCATATTTTCTTGCTTTGTATTTTAAGTGTGCTGTTGGtgtaaaggtcccattcttcgcgtgttttcgaagctttgattatgtttacagtgtgcaatataacatgagttcatgtttcgcgtgtaaaaaaaaacagtatttttcacacaatttacttatctgtataccgctgtttcctctgtcctaaaaacggcctgatgatttccttgttctatgaagtccctccttcagaaatacgtaacgagttctgattgggccagcgcttcccgcgctgtgattggacagcagcttagcacactttgcccggaaaggtcccgcctcttaccataacgcgcgctcaatgttattgcaaaaatgtctatattgccttatcaatttgagtcggaatcagacccggagaatatcgaagaggatcgataacaacctgctcaggaaagacttttgctggatgtttcagaatggtaagctgtctattcagtagtttaaactgatcattacaaacaccaacaatcgatggtgtctgaatgaattactacacttttatgtgctaagtttttcggattagtttcaattaccatctaacgttagttaacaaagctaacactttgtgtcatgagttacataaactgttaaacagaccaacttaaataataaaatacacttaccggttgtggtccaTAAACGCCTtgtccagacaaagagggaactgcgtcgtcttttaagaataatctttctgcgaatccggcattaaactgattgagattgaggaagcagtcctcagcaaaatgtgctgcacatagttttaaattgtgattataattttccggaaccgagttaaccataaactgtagccattgatctctacttacatcgtccgtgggaaggccaaacaaggggatttgactccgggatgaaaataacagcgtctCAATgtcatggcgacaaacacactctacaaaaacaacgcttcctattctcgacctgcgagagcaaaaaaaccacgcccccgaatttgcgtattcttgtgggcggagggttcgtcaacaaacagttttagttgcgtcattaaagcaggaagtgcagcggtgtagtccaaaccggccgttcgctgtagactttgaaagggaacttctgttaaataaaatatctcgcttggcattgaactttgagctttataattttacaggtactatttatgctctaacagcaacattacacactaactaaagtttgaaagatggaatcgccaagaatgggacctttaatatagATGTGTGTACGATTGTAACACGATTCTTCTTTGTCAGTGTAAccttattaaacatatttacacttaaatcacaactaaagtTGGGATTATAGCATACACtgcatatattaaaaaatgggcttttagtccatataataatttatgtatataataataatttattatcacttatttattcatgcttaagcttgaacagttaagcatgaataaataaccTTAAACAGTCTTTAACTTTTTATACAGCTTAAAgatattaattatgtatttttaaaatatgcttttagtgcattgttaacaatgacaattttgagcatgagtttaaaatatataaaaatatattttaaagtaatgttcaaataagtacactttacaaaagtacactgaactttcatttaaagtatatttttagaaaacatatttttagaaaatatactaaaatacaattattttaaagtgtgttaaaagttgtattgtgaaatatgatgctaatatatatttttatatatttagaaatggtGAATTTTGTGTAAGTATATTTCTAATATACTATCGGAAAAGAGgatatatttgaaatacaaattCACATAACTATACAACATAACTATACAACATAACTATACAACAAATGTCCTTATTTGGAGAAATATATGTCAGTTTAACGagaaaaaattgtttttttattaatgacATCTCTTGTTATTTACAAGAAAATGTTAAAACAACATAACATCGCGTTATGACATAATTgagtggaaaaaaataaaataatattagcaGTACAAATAGTAGCAGCGTACAAATCAGGGActaaaagtgaaaaaaaaaaaagtttacgcAAGACATACTGtagaaaaaaatcattttgtcactaataaaatgaaaaactaCTTGTACCAATGCAAACAAAACAAGCTTACAGCAATAATGTAGTTCAGTAAGGCTTAATATCGATCATGTACAGTCAAACtatcacacaaaaaaactattcATGAAGCAGAGCTGACTGTACATTATCTGTACATGCCTACCAAAAATAAGACATGACATTGATTTGAGtggaaattattttattatgcgaTTAGAGACGGAGTGATACATGAGAATACAAAGTGTATGTTATATAAGTGGAGAATACACACTGAATTATGTGATTTATATTTCCCAAAAGCAATAATATGATTGGCTCACTAGAGGGCAACAGTGTGTTATTTGAACTTGACAGTGGAATAGTGGACATCCTCTGTTTCTGTGGTGTCTGTTTCACATAATTCTGTAGGGATTGAAGATGCATCTTTTCTTTTAAAACTAATGCTGGAATATTGAATGTCTTGATCTGCATCTGCTTTCTGTGTGAGGTCAGAGGACGCAGTGTTATCCTGCACAGTGTCATACAGGTGGAGAAACACAATAAGTAAATAAGAGAAGTTCACTTTTCAAAGAAATGTgtgtaaaattacatttagtGTGAGCCATTCTCACCAGCACTTCCTCCTTTTCAACCCTGCTGTGGGTTTTAGACAAGGTACACTTTCTCCTCCTTAAAGAAACACAACCATTTATATATTATAGGGGTTGCACAGACTGGTTGACTGTAATGCTCTGCCATGACGCTTTAAACTTGACGTTGACTAGTCGCTGGTCTATTGAGGGAGCAACAGGATAAGCCACACTCCCTTTccaacagttaaaaatgacaaataaatgcatactcagaGCTCTGCACAAGACATTTTTGATTATGCCATCTGGATGCCTAAAATTGCTTTATCAGCTTGTTGTAAAGGTAATTTAATCACAGATCTAAACTAATACGTGCTGCattgttacacacacatagCTCGCGCATCAAGCAGAGATCATGCGCGCCACACACAGAATCATTCAGTTGAAccgaaatgtattgtcaactattgtgtgatttattaataaaatagctcagaaactgaaaagttctagcatatatttcttgataactaaaacccACAGCTTCACTAGAGAGACGCTGCCAGGTAGAATTCATTCTAGTTGCTCTCTCACTAATGCTTTCATAGAAGTGTCATTTTACTGGGCTACTTTATCTGTATATGATTCAAAATGAGCAGAAAACTGTAAGAATGATAGCGGACCCAAAAACAAAAGAACTGATTAacaaaagctgttatgtaggagCAATAAACTTTTGGCCAGTGCtgtcatataaaaaaaaacaaacaaaaaaaaaaaactgcagatATCAGCTCAAGGGTCAGGCTCATTTGctctttaatgacatcatcagcgactagtcgatGACATCATATAAATATTGACTTTAAAAACAATCTAAAGTTATCCACATTTAttacaaatcatgttaacagATTATATTCATGCCTTTATCATCATAttgcattaaataatttcacaatttGAGTCAACATTTTTGATGAAATGGTACAGATTCTTAAAAATTTATATTTGCTTTAGCTCTTcattctgttttatttattttttttcttcaaaatccTACAATTTATAACAATATTTACTGACCTGTACCACAGGACTCCTATGAGTGCAAgactcaaaaacacacacagtccAACTGCAGTGTTTCGTAGTGCTGTGCTCTCCTCTCCGTCTGGACACAGAAATGAATAGATCTGTTTCATTCAGAATGCAGCGATCATTTCACACTAAAGCACATGTATCATGACAGATGTGTACCTCCTACAGCACAGGAATACTCTTGAAGCTCTTCATTGCTGACTGAGTCCAGGTACAGCTTGTTGTCTTTAGTGAATCCATCCGTTACCTGCCGTCCGTTCTTGTTCCAGATGTAAGTCTGTTTGTCGCTCAGAGTGCATTTAGTTGAGCAGATTAATATCACTTCCTGACGCCCTGATATAATCTTTGGGCTGCTTATCACCATCAGATCTGAAAAACAGAATTGAAGCACTTCACGTGAAGCACTATACTTTGACtgacataaaaaacaaaaactttaagatgtttttattaacaaagttcGAGAAGAACACGTTCGAATGATCTGTCCAGTCATCATGTCATTCAAACCAGCTGTCAGAAATACCGAATCAGCACAAGTGAAGGACTTCATAAATACCCAGTCACGTCACCAAAGTTCATTGACAGTTTTCCAGCCTCCCTCTATCACCCCATCGTCCTCACACTCACCTGATTATTTCCTAACCAGAGATAcagggagtactctgggttcaggccaaataccgagctcaGAACACTTTACTCGGACAGCACACCAAACACGCATACTTTTTTATTGTAGTAATGTTGTAGTAGTCTTGATAACAGCAAATTGTCTGCGACTCTTGTCATTAAAAACTTATCAAATTCCTCTGATCAGTTACAGTACCTGTGACAGTAAGAATGACTCCAGGTGATCCAGAGTATTTTCCTTCTGTTCTGTCAGTGATGAACCTGAACTGATATTCTCCAGAGTCGCTGCTCTTGAGCTCTTTGATTCTCAGTGTGTTCCCCACATACTCCACACGACCAGCAAACTGATCCTCCTCACGCAGATCCTTGAAGTCACCGGGCCGAACGTAATGCCAGAATGTTTTATTTACAGAATAACCAGAGGGATGTGTGTATGTGCAGGAAATGTCTACTGTTGAGCCCATCAAAGCACAGACTCTTCTAGAGGTGTAAGTCACATCCCAGCAGTGATCATTAGAAATGCCTGAAAGAGTCACAGATTAACATGTAAAACACACACTTActttaaaacatgtttaaatataCACACGGATGAACAAACAGAACCACATTGTGTGTATTATTTGATACTCACACACAGAAGAGGAAAGATGTTTAAGGTTTCCATCAAGAGAACAGCAATATCTGCCAGCATCTGTGCTGGGTGACACAAACATGTCACGAGACGCTGTATATCTGTAATACTGTCCATCCTTCATCCAGTAATACAAAACTCCAGAGGTGCAGGAAGAATCACAGATCAGTTTTACTCTCTGATCTCTCGGGTCTGTAGTTGCAGGATTCATTCTCACTCGCAGGTCTGaattagagtaaaaaaaaaaaaaaacatcacatgctGAATGAAACCATCTGAACTGAGCAGAATCTAGACTCAGTTTCACCTGTGACTGTTAGATTGACGGCGTCTGAGCTGAGACGTTTAACTCCATCCTTCATGATGAACATGAGCTGATATTCTccagagtctctctctctcagatctGATATTGTGAGTGTTGAATGGTCATATTCGTTCTCCTGCTTCACCCGTCCTGAGTAGTCTGAGTCTAAAGTCAAATCTTCAGCTTCATCATTCTTTCTCCAGTTTGAACTTTGTTTCTGACTGAACCAGAACACAGTTTTGATGTTGATGTTGGAGTAAAAGCACTTCAGTGACGCCTGATATCCCTTCACAGCACAAATCCTCTCTTGACTGCAGAACACATTCAGACGGTCCAATGTCCGAGAGCCTGAACAAGAAAACATTTCATTATTGAGAAGAAGTTcatagagacagagcgacacACGTCATAATTTGAAAACCACGCCCACTCGGGGGAAAACAATACAATCATACTCTCTCCATTGGCTTTGTATTACGTGAAGCGGCCTCCTAgtcatttttgacaaaaaaaaaacagaacaatgtctaaaagctgatactTGACAAGGTGTACAGCAAACAGACACAAAAGTGTTTAAGGACACAAAAGTGGGTACAGGGAATTGAGACAGAACATGACATGTTATATTACGCTGAGAACAACACCCACTGGAGGAGAAAGAAAGCAGCGACAGgagatattatatattatatttactgCACTCGTAAAGCATACTGTTGGTAGGGTGACCAAACGTCTTGTTTTCAAGTCCTATCCTGGCCGTCCTGgctgttttttttagaaattgacGAAAATAGTTTAAATCATTTTCCATTGGGCCATTAAATTGACCAGTGTTATGAGATTTTTGGTTTCTGAGATTTTCGGTTTCAGTGGGCGGAGCCCACTAttaacatgattaatagattaagtaatcattaaatagccattagttaaatatgtcatattgtattaattccttaataaaatattatattaactaataattttaattaacgtgttaattaccacaactgatcaaagccatgcatttcaacttccagttgtctgctgctatagttcacccaaaaatgaaaatgttgttatttcctcaccctcaagttgttccaaaactgaaggaagaaactcatacagttttggagcaacttgagggtgaggaaatattaacacaattttcatttttagggtgaactatagCTTTAAGAATGATGATACTATATGAATATGGCACCCGGAGCGCAGGTTTTATCAGCTGACTGTCTTCTGTTGCTTATAATAAATTGGAATGTTGATAACACATAAGCAGTCTTTAATAATGCTCTCAATTACATGTAGATGCATACTTTATGCATTAGTGAGTGTGGCGGTGTCGATCTGGGATGGGAGCGTATGAGGCTgggaggggggaaaaaaatcacaatataCTCACTACAAAAAAATAGACTACACCACTGGGGACAACTGCACAACAcgtgcaaataataataataataaaccatAAACTGTTCTGAAATGATAAATAGTTGTAGTTTAACGAAGAAGAGGATGCGTGATGTGCGGACCGCAGAAGAGTGGTGCCTCCCATACTGTTTGGCGAACGCTTCATGCAATACAAGGTCAATGGAGAGTGTtggattattacacacacacacacacacacacacacacacacacacacacacacacacacacacacacacacacacacacacacacagagacacacacacatatatatatatatatatatataagaatatatatatagagaacATTTTAGAAACATTAGATTTTTCAGATATATTGTTGATATTTATTGCTTGAAGTTTGAAGGAAGATTAGCTGTGAGTATACCATTGttctgctagcatgttttacaaaataccaaggtacttcaacaaaaaaacaactcaAAAATACTGCGTCAGTCAAAACTACAGTCAAAAATACTgcgatcaaaattagagaacaataaACAATggagcacaaaaaaaaacaaaaaaaaaacattacatctaaaatgtgatgcttacTAACAGCAGTCATAAATTAGTAGGAAGTATACTAAGAGCCTCTTGCTTTGAATGAGCTCAGCACATCTGCGGCCACAGGACATCACTAGATACTCACACTGCTCTGCTTTGATCTTGGTCTACTCTTCTTCCAGTCTCTTCCACAGTTTGGTAACTGTAGTTTGTTTCTTAGCCATAACTTTGTTGCCAATGATTTGACATAGATTTTCAATGGGGTTTAGATCAGACTCTGGGCTGGTCATTTCGTTATTTCAATGTTCTCACTTTCAAGGAACTGCTTTACCTGTTTTGCAGTGTGATAGGGGGCATTGTCTTGCAAAAAAATTGTGGGCTGATtgggagatgctcgcagtgaagGAATCACATGTTGCCGAAGGAGTTTCGGATAAACAGGTTCTGAGTTTCAGCCATGTAGCTGTATAATAGGCCCAATTCCTGCTGCAGAAACATCCCCAAGACTATGACACTTCCTCCTCCATCTTTCACTGACTTATTTGGGCGCTTTGGGTTTATTCTTTTCCCAGTTTGATGCTGAACAAAATGTTTTCCATCAgtcacaaataaattaaacttgcattcatcactaaaatgaactttggaccagttctcctctgttcaCACAACATGCTCCTCAGCAAAGGTTAGTCTAGCCTTTTGATTCTTTCTGCTGTTGAGAGGCTTGGTCACTGCAGAGTGAGCATTCAGTCTGAATTCTCTTAAATGACAAGACACTGTATGGTAAAACAGATTGTTACTGTGTTCAGCTCTGAACTGCCGAGTAATTCCAGCTGCAGTGTTGAACTGATTCCCCATCAAAAGTCTCCGCATTGTCCTGTCCTCTCGTGCATTGGTCTTGCGTACCTTTTTGGGTACTTGAATgaactagtgtttttgtaaagcTTCAATATTCTAGAAAGTACAGATTTGGAATGACCAAATTCTTTTGCAATAGCTGAAAGGGTCATCCTTTTGGCTTTCATCTGGACAACCTGGTGTCGTAGGGTTTCAGTAACCGAGTGGCTTGCCATCTTGCAAAGTCAGTGAAAATTGGAAAGTTTGCTTCAAGTTAAATAGGGTTTGCCAGATTATTACGGAAACTAGCACCAAGTGCCAGATTAACACCCAAAGCTTGAAGGTATCTGAaagtgttctctaattttgatcagCGTTAGTTTTCAATTGTCTTATTTAAGatgtatatactgtacttcggggcatgtatatactgtaattaCGAACGGGGCCTACCCCAAAGAACTTTGATTGCTCGCTGAGCTCCTTAATAAATGTCTATTGTTACAGCATTAATTCCcagagtctttctggcagaaatatttatatatggTATACTCACAGCTAATCTTCCTTCAAACTTCAAGCAATAAATATCAACAATATATCTGAAAAATCTAATGTTTctaaattgttctctaattttgatctccactgtatatatatatatatatatgttttcagctctaaaatttacaggatattcttatattaccatgaccttttatatatcaaaagctcaagggaaagttgatttctcaattcatcacccctttaagttaAACTAATCCTAAATGATTTTAACCATTGAAAATATGaacaataatgataaaaaaCACTTTTGGATTATTTGAAAGATCTCATTTACATTAAAACGTGAGAATAAGACACAATAATGGTCAAACCTGTAATGTGCAGCAGGATCAGGATCAGAGGTAAGAGTCTGGAGTTCATGTTCTTCACTTTCTGTAAATTCAGATTCAATGGAAGACTCAGAGCTGCTCGTCctgaggaagaaaaaaaaaacacacacattgagTTTGACTGAGACACACTTGACAACAGAGTCAGAATCATGAACACAGTAACACACTTCGGAAAGTCGTAAAATGtgcttaaaataacattttaatgtagTTTACATTAAATTAAGATTATATTTACCTCCATTACATGTTGCTGTTGTTCTCTGGTTTTAGATGTAGTTTCTACTGTCTCTTAGAAGCTGTGCAGACTCTATGATCTTATTTCCTTCCCTTTTCTTACTAACAAACACaaaccaaaaacaaaaacaaaaaaaataacggAAAACATGCTTAAGAATTTTTACTGTCAAACTCAACTCAGGAAGTCAGTATCAGCCATCATGTTACATGAGCGGTTTAAATTAAtctgtttaaattaattaaacctTGAGTTTTGTTATTAAGTTTTATTACATTAAGTAAATTAAGTAATATTAcatattttcttggcacacttatTATGcccatcatttaaatgccaaaGTCTGAATATTGTTGCTGACCATGTCCGTccctttatttccacatttgaCCTCCTGtcttcttccagcaggataagaATGTAATATCAGAAGGCACCACGAGACAAAGCATGGCACCTTTTGTTGCTGGTTGACTTGTctatatttttgaatttggtttgttattttttacgTGTTGGTGCTGAGGACCCGAGATATAAGCAAACACTTCAATGGTTCACTGTTCGTTTTATAATaccaaaaaaaaatctctcaatTCATCCCAAAATAAAACACTGTAAAAACGCAATGAACAAAGATTCTCACAGGGGAGAATGGGGTAATGTGAGACACCCCCCTGTATCTGGtcaacagaacacatttgtgGTCATATGCCCATTATGTTTTCAAGCCCCTCCAATTTCCCCTTGGCCATGAAGGAGAGGACCTCATGGTGTTGTGGTcagtattttgtttttttacaaaaatatatttttttgcatgtaaaagtacattttcttCCTATCAACATAATCAACTGTTGCGCCAAAGCAAATTGATTCAGGTAGAAAAACTTATATCATACAAGTTGATGAACTATCAACACATAAAACCATGTGATGATGCTATCTGAAGATTAGCCTGAATTGCTAAGAGAGAtcgttttttcaaaaaatgtggTAGTGGGGTGAAGTGAGACAAATGCTGTGGGGTAAAGTGAGACATATGACACAAGTTAAGTTTAgtctttaaacatattttaatttaatattacattacatatgttttatttgtaatgtcATAAACTGTAGAAAAGCCATAATATCCCTTTCTCTGTAACCTTCAGGGCTGGACTGTAGAGTAGGCCCAGTTGTAGAGTATGACATTAAGCTGATGTTCTAATCCAGGTGGATCTAGTCCTGTTTTCCGAGTCCCAGGCTGTTCTAGCTGGTTCTGATTGCCCTTTGCtctgacccccagacactaGCTGACTCTGGGTCCTGTATTTTGACTCCCAGACACTAGCTGGATCTTAGGGTCCTGTGCTCTGACCCCCAGACTATGTTCTAATCCAGGGCTCCCCAAACTCTGTCCTGGGGGGCCAcggtcctgcagagtttagctccaaccccaatcaaacacacctgaatcagcTAATCACTGTCTTACCATGGCCTAATCACTCTCTTACCATGACttgagcgagctcttaacacattttACTCCACGTTCAGTGTTGTTCAggtacttccaaactgtaatacaTTATAGAGTTCTTGTGACTGTTATTTAAAAGGAACTCGATACATTACTATCACGGTCTCAGAACTCTAATGCactacattactcctgtattactttgatttactttcaccaaaataacaacAGAAATAGAACTTAACATTCTAAAATGA
This genomic window contains:
- the LOC137040469 gene encoding sialoadhesin-like — its product is MNSRLLPLILILLHITGSRTLDRLNVFCSQERICAVKGYQASLKCFYSNINIKTVFWFSQKQSSNWRKNDEAEDLTLDSDYSGRVKQENEYDHSTLTISDLRERDSGEYQLMFIMKDGVKRLSSDAVNLTVTDLRVRMNPATTDPRDQRVKLICDSSCTSGVLYYWMKDGQYYRYTASRDMFVSPSTDAGRYCCSLDGNLKHLSSSVCISNDHCWDVTYTSRRVCALMGSTVDISCTYTHPSGYSVNKTFWHYVRPGDFKDLREEDQFAGRVEYVGNTLRIKELKSSDSGEYQFRFITDRTEGKYSGSPGVILTVTDLMVISSPKIISGRQEVILICSTKCTLSDKQTYIWNKNGRQVTDGFTKDNKLYLDSVSNEELQEYSCAVGDGEESTALRNTAVGLCVFLSLALIGVLWYRRRKCTLSKTHSRVEKEEVLDNTASSDLTQKADADQDIQYSSISFKRKDASSIPTELCETDTTETEDVHYSTVKFK